One window of Leptotrichia sp. oral taxon 498 genomic DNA carries:
- a CDS encoding ACP phosphodiesterase — translation MNYLAHSVISLEIDEKTNKNTLYGNFTGDFYKGRIEKIDLQENLKSGIILHRLIDKISDRKENFLNEFLQEKFGIFKGIVSDMYVDHFLCKNFGNIFSGNPDFGNVKKVERKIIKNIEKYDKFFPNDFKNFFDWLKRERVLARYKNLDFLERVFLGMSKRVRKGEILRNAVCELKNNYEDFEEKSLKEFLFVKKETERQFGLVEDNKNT, via the coding sequence ATGAACTATTTAGCACATTCTGTCATATCGCTTGAAATTGATGAAAAAACAAATAAAAATACACTTTATGGAAATTTTACTGGAGATTTTTATAAAGGAAGAATCGAAAAAATTGATTTGCAGGAAAATTTAAAAAGCGGAATAATTTTACATAGATTAATTGATAAAATTTCTGATAGAAAAGAAAATTTTTTAAATGAATTTTTGCAAGAAAAATTTGGAATTTTTAAAGGGATTGTATCGGATATGTATGTTGATCATTTTTTGTGCAAAAATTTTGGGAATATTTTTAGTGGAAATCCTGATTTTGGGAATGTGAAAAAAGTTGAAAGAAAAATAATCAAAAATATTGAAAAATATGATAAATTTTTTCCAAATGATTTTAAAAATTTTTTTGACTGGCTGAAGAGAGAAAGAGTTTTAGCTAGGTATAAAAATTTAGATTTTTTGGAGAGAGTTTTTCTTGGAATGTCGAAAAGAGTGAGAAAAGGGGAAATTCTTAGAAATGCGGTTTGTGAGTTGAAAAATAATTATGAGGATTTTGAGGAAAAATCGTTGAAAGAGTTTTTGTTTGTAAAGAAAGAAACGGAAAGGCAATTTGGTTTGGTTGAGGATAATAAAAATACATAA
- a CDS encoding HAD-IB family phosphatase, whose product MNKKRIFLIDFDRTISNEDSTDVLLETHNPEFKKDLRKRYKAGKVTIRQFIKEGLSSLNITKDEYIKTLQEKVTIGESFKDFVQSGLEFRIVSAGSRLNVQGSLLGYGIDLPDEKIISNDLKFDGNKITVENLFLDKEKIYGVDKKEAVEKFKKQGYEVIYVGDGPSDYRAMEVADFVLVRKGTRAVKFCSENGINFREFESFSEILKTF is encoded by the coding sequence ATGAATAAAAAAAGAATTTTTTTAATAGATTTTGACAGGACAATAAGTAATGAAGATTCCACTGACGTTTTGTTGGAAACTCACAATCCAGAATTTAAAAAGGATTTACGAAAGAGATACAAAGCAGGAAAAGTAACAATAAGACAGTTTATAAAAGAAGGACTGAGTTCGCTAAATATTACAAAAGACGAGTATATTAAAACATTACAAGAAAAAGTTACAATAGGTGAAAGTTTTAAAGATTTTGTACAAAGTGGGCTAGAATTTAGAATTGTGAGCGCTGGCTCAAGACTTAATGTGCAAGGCTCTCTTTTGGGCTACGGAATAGATTTACCTGATGAAAAAATAATTTCAAACGATTTAAAATTTGATGGGAATAAAATTACTGTAGAAAATCTGTTTTTAGACAAAGAAAAAATTTATGGGGTGGATAAGAAAGAAGCGGTAGAAAAATTTAAAAAGCAAGGTTACGAAGTAATTTATGTAGGAGATGGTCCTTCAGACTATAGAGCGATGGAAGTGGCTGACTTTGTCTTGGTGAGAAAAGGAACGAGAGCCGTGAAGTTTTGCAGTGAAAATGGAATTAATTTTAGAGAATTTGAGAGTTTTTCTGAAATTCTAAAAACTTTTTAA
- a CDS encoding pseudouridine synthase, translated as MRLNKFIAETGFCSRRKADELINEGRVSVNKQEAIIGMDVKPEDVVRIDGERVRLNTKYEYYILNKPKRVLCSNEDKFGRKLAIDLIKSRARLFTYGRLDFMTEGLIIISNDGDIYNHVMHPRKKLYKSYITKISRDIEEKDIEALKHGVVIDGRRTAPAKVKKLDRREIRIAIFEGKNRQIRKMFETLGYTVEALKRVKVGELTLGHLGVGEYRALTEDEIKYLKGL; from the coding sequence ATGAGATTGAATAAATTTATAGCTGAAACGGGATTTTGCTCTCGTAGAAAAGCTGATGAATTGATAAACGAAGGAAGAGTTTCGGTAAATAAGCAAGAAGCGATTATCGGAATGGATGTAAAACCTGAAGATGTTGTAAGAATTGATGGCGAAAGAGTGCGATTAAATACAAAATACGAATATTATATTTTAAATAAGCCAAAAAGAGTGCTTTGCTCCAATGAAGATAAATTTGGCAGAAAATTGGCGATAGATTTGATAAAATCACGTGCGAGGCTTTTTACATATGGAAGGCTGGATTTTATGACAGAAGGACTTATCATAATAAGCAATGATGGCGATATTTATAATCATGTCATGCATCCAAGAAAAAAGTTGTATAAGAGCTATATTACAAAAATAAGTAGAGATATTGAAGAAAAAGATATTGAAGCGTTGAAACACGGAGTGGTAATTGATGGAAGAAGGACAGCTCCTGCCAAAGTGAAAAAACTTGATAGAAGAGAAATTAGAATCGCAATTTTTGAAGGAAAAAATAGACAAATAAGAAAGATGTTTGAGACTTTGGGATATACAGTTGAGGCGCTTAAAAGAGTAAAAGTGGGAGAACTTACGCTGGGACACTTGGGAGTTGGAGAATACCGAGCTTTAACTGAAGATGAAATAAAATATTTAAAAGGGCTGTAG
- the scpB gene encoding SMC-Scp complex subunit ScpB, whose protein sequence is MKDENTQNKYFRIEEKLEAIIFLSKEMLKIDELASFYDIEKKELEKILLNLKEKRKDSGINLRIEDDVVYFVSNPLFGLDIKKFFNPELKLKKLSKSAMETLAIIAYKGPVTKLEIEQIRGVGAEKSLATLQEKKLIYISGKKKAVGTPNLYEVSEEFFSYLNIQKKAQLPGYAQFEKIKLLYGDEDKIIESESYKTKK, encoded by the coding sequence GTGAAAGATGAAAACACTCAAAATAAATATTTTAGAATAGAAGAAAAGTTAGAAGCAATTATATTTTTATCAAAAGAAATGTTAAAAATTGATGAACTTGCTTCATTTTATGATATAGAAAAAAAAGAGCTTGAAAAAATATTGTTAAATTTAAAAGAAAAAAGAAAAGATAGCGGAATAAATTTAAGAATTGAGGACGATGTTGTATATTTTGTATCAAATCCATTATTTGGACTTGATATAAAAAAATTTTTTAATCCTGAATTAAAATTAAAAAAATTATCCAAATCAGCGATGGAAACATTAGCAATCATCGCATATAAAGGTCCTGTTACAAAATTGGAAATAGAGCAGATAAGAGGAGTCGGTGCTGAAAAAAGTTTGGCAACGCTGCAAGAAAAAAAATTAATTTATATTTCAGGAAAAAAGAAAGCTGTTGGAACACCTAATTTGTATGAAGTGAGCGAAGAATTTTTTAGTTATTTGAACATTCAAAAAAAAGCTCAACTTCCAGGATATGCGCAATTTGAAAAAATAAAGTTGCTTTATGGCGATGAAGACAAAATTATTGAAAGTGAAAGTTATAAAACAAAAAAATAA
- a CDS encoding rod shape-determining protein, protein MKFLDFFKTNISTRSMRDVAIDLGTANTVVYVKGEGIQVDEPTYVAINVKTEDVEFIGSKAKEIIGRTAKHTEIIRPLKNGVISNYEITEKMIEEFLGKLKKDKFNSARVIICVPSGVTQVERRAVVEVVKDAGAKDVYLIEEPVAAAIGVGIDLFEPKGHLIVDIGGGTTEIAFIVSGGPALSRSVKVAGDHLNDDIVEYIKDERNLLIGEKTAEELKINTISQDDPNKEYEIRGRELGVGLPKSMKIKASEIEGAIERHIDMIIDEVRITIEEIEPEVAADIYETGIYLSGGGATIRLLKERIEEELKLKVTVGDDAIHAVINGIAKVLDDFDDYKNVIISPTIEY, encoded by the coding sequence ATGAAATTTTTAGATTTTTTTAAAACAAATATTTCAACTAGATCAATGCGTGATGTAGCGATTGATCTGGGAACAGCGAATACGGTTGTCTATGTAAAAGGAGAGGGAATTCAAGTAGATGAGCCAACTTATGTAGCCATAAATGTAAAGACAGAAGATGTGGAGTTCATTGGATCAAAAGCTAAAGAAATAATAGGAAGAACTGCGAAACATACAGAAATAATAAGACCTCTTAAAAATGGAGTAATTTCTAATTATGAAATAACAGAAAAAATGATAGAGGAATTTTTAGGTAAATTAAAAAAGGATAAATTTAATAGTGCAAGAGTTATTATTTGTGTGCCAAGCGGAGTAACGCAAGTTGAGAGAAGAGCGGTTGTGGAAGTTGTAAAAGATGCGGGTGCAAAAGATGTTTACTTAATTGAAGAACCTGTTGCAGCTGCAATTGGAGTTGGAATTGATTTATTTGAGCCAAAAGGACATCTTATTGTCGATATAGGAGGAGGAACTACTGAAATTGCGTTTATCGTATCAGGAGGACCTGCACTTTCAAGATCGGTAAAAGTTGCTGGAGATCACTTAAATGATGATATTGTGGAGTATATAAAAGATGAGCGTAATTTATTAATTGGCGAAAAAACGGCTGAAGAGCTAAAAATAAATACAATAAGTCAAGATGATCCGAATAAAGAATATGAAATAAGAGGTCGAGAATTGGGTGTTGGACTTCCAAAAAGTATGAAAATTAAAGCTTCTGAAATTGAAGGAGCGATTGAAAGACATATTGACATGATAATTGACGAAGTCAGAATAACAATTGAGGAAATTGAACCAGAAGTGGCAGCTGATATTTATGAAACAGGAATTTATTTATCAGGTGGAGGAGCTACAATCAGACTTTTAAAAGAAAGAATAGAAGAAGAATTAAAATTAAAAGTGACTGTTGGCGATGATGCAATTCACGCTGTTATAAATGGTATTGCAAAAGTGTTAGATGATTTCGATGATTACAAAAATGTAATTATTTCTCCAACAATTGAATATTAA
- a CDS encoding FtsK/SpoIIIE family DNA translocase yields the protein MNKKRKIEGFIWIVAGIILILLLVINSPDKSSNDNLFSLILMFFGKMTWFLGLSAIAYGAFVFFLEKVNVTRGKIIAFIGWFLSLSLILIRNSVLHGNPLSKTFIEAGRELLSYGFNKQSGGVLGGVVSMPFYKVISSSEMGILLIVFMIVSIFFVVKDFIEFGYEYIKEWIRYSKSDEYKEKKRKLAAKKYAEKLKKTNYKEYQKQMLKEKIINSRNEKLSFEISKKPKENFLQKTQVYSDEELKEKEKEWMEILEKKESQDKGIKEDKNSKKSIVENNLKSEINTFENKDDKKEENDNDIQKENSKQKKGMKLEILSPFKNDKIKKDLEEDLSFQQFPKLSAFENKEVIEKEKKLEEKLKEANNLLEKNQGYNEIIKKSIEKIFKSKPMDFETKRKIEKSIRDNVSHLESVLKEFGIDAKVVNYEYGPTITRYEIVIPKGIKVSKVTNLADDIAMNLAAESIRIEAPIPGKNTIGIETPNKIKENVHFANIIKNNELDKGELKVILGKNIVGRDKFIDIVKMPHLLIAGQTGSGKSVAVNTIISTLISKKSDKEVKFIMIDPKMVELMPYNDIPHLLVPVIIDPQKAAIALKWAVNEMENRYKKLMENGVRNIVSYNSLNFVEKMPYIVIIIDELADLMMVASNSVEESIARIAQKARAVGIHLVVATQRPSTDVITGMIKANLPSRISFALRSQIDSRTILDTSGAEKLLGQGDMLLLANGSSKLERIQGAYISDEEVKNLTDTLKKSKKVQYRNEVLEETYEEENDLDPFFDNAVKVIREEQRVSISLLQRKLKTGFNRASRIYNQLKDNGVISDDGQILNEDLNK from the coding sequence ATGAATAAAAAGAGAAAAATAGAAGGTTTTATCTGGATTGTAGCTGGGATAATACTGATATTGCTTTTGGTTATTAATTCACCAGATAAAAGTTCTAATGACAATTTGTTTTCACTAATTTTGATGTTTTTTGGTAAAATGACTTGGTTTTTAGGACTTTCTGCAATTGCTTATGGAGCTTTTGTATTTTTTTTGGAAAAAGTGAATGTCACTCGTGGGAAAATAATTGCTTTTATCGGATGGTTTTTGAGTTTGTCACTAATTTTAATTAGAAATTCTGTTTTGCATGGAAACCCGCTTAGTAAAACGTTTATTGAAGCAGGAAGAGAGCTGCTTAGTTACGGATTTAATAAACAGAGCGGAGGAGTTTTAGGCGGAGTTGTAAGTATGCCATTTTATAAAGTAATCAGTTCCTCTGAAATGGGAATTTTACTTATTGTTTTTATGATTGTATCTATTTTTTTTGTTGTTAAGGATTTTATAGAATTTGGATATGAGTATATAAAAGAGTGGATTAGATATTCAAAAAGTGATGAGTATAAAGAGAAAAAAAGAAAATTGGCAGCAAAAAAATATGCTGAAAAATTAAAAAAGACTAATTATAAAGAATATCAGAAACAGATGTTAAAAGAGAAAATTATAAATTCGAGAAATGAAAAATTAAGCTTTGAGATTTCAAAAAAGCCGAAGGAAAATTTTTTGCAAAAGACACAAGTTTATTCTGACGAGGAATTAAAAGAAAAAGAAAAAGAATGGATGGAAATTTTAGAAAAAAAAGAAAGTCAAGATAAAGGAATTAAAGAAGATAAAAATTCAAAAAAATCAATTGTTGAGAACAATCTTAAAAGCGAAATAAACACATTTGAAAATAAAGATGACAAAAAAGAAGAAAATGACAACGATATTCAAAAAGAAAACTCAAAACAAAAAAAAGGTATGAAATTGGAAATTTTATCGCCATTTAAAAATGATAAGATAAAAAAAGATTTGGAAGAGGACTTGAGTTTTCAGCAATTTCCTAAACTTTCAGCTTTTGAAAACAAAGAAGTGATTGAAAAAGAAAAAAAATTAGAAGAAAAATTAAAAGAGGCAAATAATTTATTGGAAAAAAATCAAGGGTATAATGAAATTATAAAAAAATCAATTGAAAAAATTTTTAAATCAAAACCGATGGATTTTGAAACAAAAAGAAAAATTGAGAAAAGTATACGAGATAATGTAAGTCATCTGGAAAGTGTCTTAAAAGAATTTGGAATTGATGCAAAAGTTGTGAATTATGAATATGGGCCTACGATAACAAGATATGAAATCGTTATTCCAAAAGGGATTAAAGTGAGCAAAGTAACTAATTTAGCGGACGATATTGCTATGAATCTGGCTGCAGAAAGTATTAGAATAGAAGCGCCAATTCCAGGAAAAAATACAATTGGGATTGAAACTCCAAATAAGATAAAGGAAAATGTTCATTTTGCCAACATTATAAAAAATAATGAACTTGACAAAGGTGAATTAAAAGTAATTTTGGGAAAAAATATTGTAGGACGGGATAAATTTATAGATATTGTAAAAATGCCACATTTACTTATTGCGGGACAGACTGGTTCAGGAAAATCAGTTGCAGTAAATACAATAATTTCAACTTTGATTTCAAAAAAATCGGATAAAGAAGTTAAATTTATAATGATTGATCCCAAAATGGTGGAGCTTATGCCATATAACGACATTCCGCACTTGCTTGTTCCCGTTATAATAGATCCGCAAAAAGCAGCAATTGCATTAAAATGGGCAGTCAATGAAATGGAGAACAGATACAAAAAATTAATGGAAAATGGAGTTAGAAATATTGTAAGTTACAATTCCTTAAATTTTGTTGAAAAAATGCCATATATTGTCATAATTATTGACGAACTTGCAGATTTGATGATGGTTGCATCGAATAGCGTGGAAGAATCTATAGCAAGAATTGCACAAAAAGCAAGAGCTGTTGGAATACATTTGGTAGTTGCAACTCAAAGACCGTCAACAGATGTGATCACAGGAATGATAAAGGCAAATCTTCCAAGCAGAATTTCCTTTGCACTTCGTTCTCAAATTGATTCAAGAACGATTCTTGATACATCGGGAGCTGAAAAATTACTAGGACAAGGAGATATGCTTTTACTTGCAAATGGTTCTTCTAAGTTAGAGAGAATACAAGGAGCTTATATTTCAGATGAAGAAGTTAAAAATTTGACAGATACATTGAAAAAAAGTAAAAAAGTTCAATATCGAAATGAAGTTTTGGAAGAAACTTACGAAGAAGAAAATGACTTAGATCCATTTTTTGATAATGCGGTAAAAGTGATAAGGGAGGAGCAAAGAGTATCAATTTCACTGCTTCAGAGAAAATTGAAAACAGGATTTAACAGAGCTTCAAGAATTTATAATCAGTTAAAAGATAATGGAGTAATTAGTGATGATGGTCAGATATTAAATGAAGATTTGAATAAGTAA
- a CDS encoding DUF1304 domain-containing protein, which produces MSILAKFLILLVALEHFYILYLEMYGTESKTTQKMFNLDLEFLRDERVKKMLGNQGLYNGFLASGLIWSLIEATEYQVQIAVFFIVCIICAAFYGSVTVSKRIFILQGVPAILALIALLLPLLIS; this is translated from the coding sequence TTGAGTATATTAGCAAAATTTTTAATACTTTTAGTGGCACTGGAGCATTTTTATATCTTATATCTCGAAATGTATGGAACCGAAAGTAAGACAACTCAAAAGATGTTTAATTTGGATTTGGAATTTTTGAGAGATGAAAGAGTTAAAAAAATGCTTGGAAACCAAGGATTATATAATGGATTTCTAGCTTCTGGACTAATTTGGAGCTTGATTGAAGCAACGGAATATCAAGTTCAAATCGCAGTATTTTTTATTGTTTGTATCATCTGCGCAGCATTTTACGGCTCAGTGACAGTATCTAAAAGAATATTTATATTACAGGGAGTTCCGGCAATTTTAGCATTAATAGCTTTATTATTACCACTACTAATTTCATAA
- the map gene encoding type I methionyl aminopeptidase codes for MIVYKTLEEIKKIKKANEIIARLLEDVLPKYVKAGVSTYELDKIAEDYIRSQGAIPGTKGYDIGRPYPPYPAATCISVNEVVVHGIPSKDKILKEGDILTVDTVTVLDGYFGDAATTYAVGEVDATSKKLMEVTEKAREIGIEAARAGNRIGDIGAAIQEYVEKYGFSLVRDFAGHGVGKEMHEDPMIPNYGRAGTGAKIENGMVITVEPMVNVGTHKVKILPDMWTAVTRDKKRSAQYEHSLAIIDGKPVILSLKD; via the coding sequence ATGATTGTTTACAAAACATTAGAAGAAATCAAAAAAATAAAAAAAGCTAATGAAATAATTGCAAGACTTTTGGAAGATGTTTTGCCAAAATATGTAAAAGCTGGGGTCAGCACTTATGAATTGGATAAGATTGCAGAAGATTATATAAGAAGTCAGGGTGCGATTCCTGGAACAAAAGGATATGACATAGGAAGACCATATCCGCCATATCCAGCTGCAACTTGCATTTCTGTAAACGAAGTTGTTGTTCATGGAATCCCAAGTAAAGATAAGATCTTAAAAGAAGGGGATATTTTGACAGTTGATACAGTTACAGTTTTGGACGGATATTTTGGAGATGCGGCGACTACTTACGCTGTTGGAGAAGTTGACGCAACTTCTAAAAAGTTGATGGAAGTTACTGAAAAGGCTCGTGAAATTGGGATTGAAGCTGCAAGAGCTGGAAATAGAATTGGAGATATAGGAGCTGCAATTCAAGAATATGTCGAAAAATATGGATTTTCTTTGGTCAGAGATTTTGCTGGACATGGAGTTGGAAAAGAGATGCATGAAGATCCGATGATTCCAAATTATGGTCGAGCTGGAACTGGTGCAAAAATTGAAAATGGTATGGTAATCACAGTAGAACCTATGGTAAATGTGGGAACTCATAAAGTAAAAATCTTGCCTGATATGTGGACTGCTGTTACAAGAGATAAAAAAAGATCCGCTCAATATGAACATAGTCTCGCTATTATTGACGGAAAACCTGTTATTTTAAGTTTAAAAGATTAA
- a CDS encoding adenylate kinase, with translation MNIVLFGAPGAGKGTQAKQLVKKYGIPQISTGDILRAAIANKTPLGLQAKELMDQGKLVSDEIVDGLVEKRLAEKDCEEGFILDGFPRTVAQAQELDKILDRLGKKIDKVIELRVSDEEIIERITGRRVSKKTGKIYHIKYNPPVDENPEDLYQRPDDNEETVRNRLKVYKEQTAPVLDFYKAQDKVYSVGGHKEKMEEITQAIVEILEK, from the coding sequence ATGAATATAGTATTATTTGGAGCACCAGGTGCTGGAAAAGGGACTCAAGCAAAACAACTGGTTAAAAAATATGGGATTCCACAAATTTCGACAGGAGATATTTTGAGAGCGGCAATCGCTAACAAAACTCCGCTTGGACTACAAGCTAAAGAGCTTATGGATCAAGGAAAATTAGTTTCAGATGAAATTGTAGACGGACTTGTGGAAAAAAGACTTGCTGAAAAAGACTGCGAAGAAGGATTTATTTTAGACGGATTTCCTAGAACTGTGGCACAGGCACAGGAATTAGACAAAATTTTGGATAGACTTGGGAAAAAAATTGATAAAGTTATAGAACTTCGAGTGAGTGACGAAGAAATTATCGAAAGAATAACTGGAAGAAGAGTGTCGAAAAAAACAGGAAAAATTTATCATATAAAATACAATCCGCCAGTTGATGAAAACCCTGAAGATTTATACCAAAGACCAGATGATAATGAAGAAACAGTTAGAAACAGACTAAAAGTTTACAAAGAACAGACAGCGCCAGTTTTGGATTTTTATAAAGCTCAAGACAAAGTTTACAGCGTTGGTGGACATAAAGAAAAAATGGAAGAAATTACGCAAGCTATTGTTGAAATTTTAGAAAAATAA
- a CDS encoding type I phosphomannose isomerase catalytic subunit encodes MLYPLKFKKVFIEKIWGGKNLEKKLNIHLPKDKNIGESWEISAHPNGMGIALNGKLKGKTLKEIYSEYKDKLVGKKVFEKYPDKFPLLIKFLDVNDRLSIQVHPSDEVAMKKHNEFGKSESWYIVYASDDATLILGTKPGVTKEKFLEKVKNNDFSDLFEERSVKTGDFIDITPGTVHASLKGSVIFAEIQQSSDVTYRIYDFDRIDKDGKKRELHLDNAADVIDFEKKVEIKNTNFQNGENKKNIIKNEFYSIDKIKILNSYEDFCSESMIIYTVLDGNGKVFWNENEFLELKKGENILIPVDLKVQLEGNFEILRTTIEE; translated from the coding sequence ATGCTATATCCGTTAAAATTTAAAAAAGTTTTTATTGAAAAAATTTGGGGAGGAAAAAATTTAGAAAAAAAACTTAATATTCATCTTCCAAAAGATAAAAATATCGGGGAATCTTGGGAAATTTCCGCTCATCCGAATGGAATGGGAATTGCTCTAAATGGAAAACTGAAAGGTAAAACTTTGAAAGAAATTTATTCTGAATACAAAGATAAATTAGTTGGAAAAAAAGTTTTTGAAAAATATCCAGATAAATTTCCACTTCTTATAAAATTTTTGGATGTAAACGACAGACTTTCCATCCAAGTTCATCCAAGCGATGAAGTTGCAATGAAAAAACATAATGAATTTGGAAAAAGCGAGTCTTGGTACATTGTTTACGCAAGTGACGATGCCACTTTGATTTTGGGGACAAAACCTGGTGTCACAAAGGAAAAATTTTTGGAAAAAGTTAAGAATAATGATTTTAGCGACTTATTTGAAGAAAGATCTGTAAAAACTGGAGATTTTATTGACATAACTCCTGGAACTGTTCATGCAAGTTTAAAAGGAAGTGTGATTTTTGCAGAAATTCAGCAAAGTTCTGATGTCACTTACAGAATTTATGACTTTGACAGAATTGACAAAGATGGGAAAAAAAGAGAGCTGCATTTGGATAATGCCGCTGATGTTATTGATTTTGAAAAAAAAGTGGAAATTAAAAATACAAATTTTCAAAATGGAGAAAATAAAAAAAATATAATAAAAAATGAATTTTATTCAATTGATAAAATAAAAATTTTAAATTCTTATGAAGACTTTTGTTCTGAAAGCATGATAATTTATACTGTTTTAGATGGAAATGGAAAAGTTTTCTGGAATGAAAATGAATTTTTGGAACTAAAAAAAGGAGAAAATATTTTAATTCCAGTCGATTTAAAAGTACAACTTGAAGGAAACTTTGAGATTTTGAGAACGACAATTGAAGAATAA
- a CDS encoding MalY/PatB family protein, which produces MKYNFDEIIDRKNNHSVKYCEIDKKFGVDKDSDIIPLWIADMDFKTAQPIIDAIQKKAEHGIFGYVYRPDEYFESFINWQKRRYNWEPKKELVSFSIGVVPTLGSLVQIFSKPNDKILIQTPVYSEFYDINEDNKRIVIENRFIEKDGKYSLDLVDLENKLKEKPKFLIFCNPHNPLGKVWTYDELKAIGNLCIKYGVTVISDEIHSDLTLWDNQHIPMASVSEEIRKNTITCTSTGKAFNVAGLQCATIVFNNLETKEKFYRFWKDLEVHRNNPFNLVATMAAYSDEGEEYLKQLIEYLQNNILFLNDFFKKYIPEIKPNVPQATYLVWLDCRKLCEKFGFNQKQLEKFMIKEAKIGLNSGQSFQKGLEGFMRLNTACPRSILEKALNQLKNAIENFKHKYN; this is translated from the coding sequence ATGAAATACAACTTTGATGAAATTATCGACAGAAAAAATAATCACTCTGTAAAATATTGTGAAATTGATAAAAAATTTGGAGTTGATAAAGACAGCGACATTATTCCGCTTTGGATTGCCGATATGGACTTTAAAACGGCACAACCTATAATTGATGCCATTCAAAAAAAAGCTGAGCACGGTATTTTCGGCTATGTCTACCGTCCCGATGAATATTTTGAATCGTTTATCAACTGGCAAAAGAGAAGATACAACTGGGAGCCAAAAAAAGAACTTGTAAGTTTTAGTATCGGTGTTGTTCCAACGCTTGGCTCTCTTGTCCAAATTTTTTCAAAACCAAATGACAAAATTTTGATTCAAACACCAGTTTATTCAGAATTTTACGATATTAACGAAGATAATAAAAGAATTGTAATAGAAAATCGTTTTATCGAAAAAGATGGAAAATATTCACTAGATTTAGTTGATTTGGAAAATAAATTAAAAGAAAAGCCAAAATTTCTTATCTTTTGTAATCCACACAATCCGCTTGGAAAAGTTTGGACTTACGACGAATTAAAAGCGATTGGAAATTTGTGTATAAAATACGGTGTCACTGTCATTTCTGATGAAATTCACTCAGATTTGACTTTGTGGGACAATCAACACATTCCCATGGCGAGTGTCTCTGAAGAAATACGAAAAAACACAATCACTTGCACTTCGACTGGAAAAGCATTTAATGTAGCGGGACTACAATGTGCGACAATTGTTTTCAACAACTTGGAAACAAAAGAAAAATTTTACCGATTTTGGAAAGACTTGGAAGTTCACAGAAACAACCCTTTTAACTTAGTTGCCACAATGGCTGCCTATTCCGATGAAGGTGAAGAATATTTGAAACAATTAATTGAATATTTACAAAACAATATTTTATTTTTAAATGATTTCTTCAAGAAATATATTCCAGAAATTAAGCCAAATGTGCCACAAGCGACTTACTTAGTTTGGCTTGACTGCCGAAAATTATGTGAAAAATTTGGATTTAATCAGAAACAATTGGAAAAATTTATGATAAAAGAAGCAAAAATTGGACTAAATTCTGGACAAAGTTTTCAAAAGGGACTTGAAGGCTTTATGAGACTAAATACTGCTTGTCCTAGAAGTATATTAGAAAAAGCTTTAAATCAATTGAAAAATGCAATTGAAAATTTTAAACATAAATATAATTAA
- the msrA gene encoding peptide-methionine (S)-S-oxide reductase MsrA, which yields MEKEIYLAGGCFWGVQEFFKKAPGVLKTTVGYANGQTLETSYDILKMTDHVETVYIKYNSEKVSLDELLTYYFSIIDPTSLNRQGYDEGRQYRTGIYYKDPHDLKIITKKMEEEQEKYSTDIKVEVKKLNHFIPAEDYHQNYLEKHPDKECHIDMENATKIFKKEKKEEY from the coding sequence ATGGAAAAAGAAATATATTTAGCTGGAGGGTGTTTTTGGGGAGTACAGGAATTCTTTAAAAAAGCTCCCGGTGTTTTAAAGACAACCGTTGGCTATGCAAATGGTCAAACTTTAGAAACTAGCTATGACATTTTAAAGATGACTGACCATGTGGAAACAGTTTATATAAAATATAATTCAGAAAAAGTTTCTTTAGACGAATTGCTCACTTATTATTTTTCAATAATTGACCCAACTAGTTTAAATAGACAAGGATACGACGAAGGTCGCCAGTACAGAACTGGAATTTACTACAAAGACCCTCATGACTTAAAAATTATCACAAAGAAAATGGAAGAAGAGCAAGAAAAATATTCTACAGATATAAAAGTTGAAGTCAAGAAACTAAATCACTTCATCCCAGCTGAAGATTATCATCAAAATTATTTGGAAAAACATCCAGACAAGGAATGTCACATTGATATGGAAAATGCCACAAAAATTTTTAAGAAAGAAAAAAAAGAAGAATATTAA